GTCTACATAGTTCTAACATACTCCATCCATTTATCTTCTAGTATCTTTGCTAGGCTGAGATTCCAAATCCAAGCACTAATATCATCATCAGTCCATGATTGATCCTAACGGATCCACGTTGCAAACTTGCAGTGTTCCCTAATTTACATAGGCTATGGTTCAAGTTCGCTCAGATATCATTAGTAACAAGTCAGGATCTTACCTAAAAAAGCTATCAGATAATATTATTAAGATTTTTTAGTCctatataaatattcaagatctATCATGTACATAGCTGATATGGAAGTAAACACATTTTCTCATAGTTCTTACAAATTTCCACCATATTAACTCTTGATATTGTGGCTAGCTACATAGTCTCCATGCCATGCTGCACTACTACATAGTATTATAGATAGCTACTCGGTCTCCAAGCCGTGCTGCAGTAGTATAATAGGATCCTCAAGTTACATTATACAATGAAGGGTTACGTTGTAATATGGTGAGTTAAAAAACAAGGTCCTTAGGAAAGGTAAATTATACATCCTTCACCTGAGTTAATGTCTTTTTCTTGATAGGGGACAAAGTGGAGAGGGGGTTGCATTGGTGGCAAGGATGGAATGATGGAGGTAGAATATACAGTGATAAAAGGTAGGTTAGATGTAGGCCCAGCTATCATCAACTAAAGATATGCTTTTGGTTCACTTTATCTTTTCTACTCCTTGATGCAAACTGACTAGTAGATTGAGATCCACCTTTGGAGGAAATGCTTAATTAAAAGCTTAACTTTGTTAGTGCATAAACTATAATATACTCCCATTCGAATCCATTTGGGCCATTCCTTATATGTATATCACCTTTAGTACATGAATGCAATACCAAAATTAAAACAAATGAGGACATTAGTAATATATCATGGTAAATTAAACAATGAACTCCAAGTTATGGTTGCCAAATAGTGTCAACTaaaatgtgattacaaatgacTAATTCTTCTTTATTAGCTTAAGCTTTGGGAGTTTATTGGCTAGCCAATGGCAACTGAGCTTAGATTTGTTCAAAATAATGACTTCAAATTTTTTGCATACTAATTATTTGTTTAATTAAATATGTTATTATCATGACTTATTTTAATCATTGTGCCTGTTATCTTGACTCAATTCAGTTATTGTGGTCTCTCTGTGTGTAGTTGGGACAGCATGGAGTACTGCTAAGGCCTAACATGCATTGTTAATTCTTTTTGTAACAACTTAAGCTTTTAGAAACAATTTATTAGTTAGTAAACAATAAATCAATTAGCTAAGCTAGGGCATATTAATATAAATGAAGAGTTATGCAATATATTGCTTCTTTGTTCCTCTTCCTACAAAGAGATGTTTTTCGCATGATAGAAGGCTAAAATTGCTTTCCTGTTGAGCAGGCACACGGTGCATCCAATGCGATGCATCACTACCTAAATAATACTGCTGTCAAATtgtaaaattattatttgattaAGGGCACATTCCAATCCCCAGGTACCTTGAACTGGAGATCAATTCCTAAGGTGCAATTCAATTATGATACCTGTTGTGGGGGGGGTgcacccgaatttagtcccacatcggctagtagcggaaaggttctgtgccttaaatggggggtggaaatcctttcctctcgagggcccttttgtgggacaaaaccgtgagggcaccagtctccccccgtctgcgctggacgcgcgggccggagcgcccaaagcggacaatacctcgggaggaacgcagtcctctttctctgctagcttaatgtgggctaactgttgcgtgaggctccggccaaagcgtccgtccccgcaacagattggcgctagaggaagggccacgCCCCTTGCCGCAGACTACCCCCTAGGACTGGGAGGCGCCACAGGAACCTTCCCGctaggggggctatgttgtgggggggtgcacccgaatttagtcccacatcggctagtagcggaaaggttctgtgccttaaatggggggtggaaatcctttcctctcgagggcccttttgtgggacaaaaccgtgagggcaccagtctccccccgtctgcgctggacgcgcgggccggagcgcccaaagcggacaatacctcgggaggaacgcagtcctctttctctgctagcttaatgtgggctaactgttgcgtgaggctccggccaaagcgtCCGTCCCCGCAACAATACCAACGTAAACTGTTCTATCTTTGTGCCCACTCAATATATAGCTCCAGATGTCAACAATCACACGACTGATGAAGCTTCCATAATTTTGATTTAGTAAAGAAATTATGATATCAGACAACTAATTAATTAAGTTAATTTCTAGGTAATAAAGCATACCCAACAGGACAAGGAAGCTATCATGATGCCATTTAGCCATTGTTTTTAATAGTTTTCTGAATTCCAACAACAATCAAAAAAATTGAGTTGGCGAACGAATGGACTACAATCAATTAAATTGACAAAGaacaaacatattttttttataatttaaaacAACACTCATGCACATCAATTCAAGTCACCAACCCTTGCACCCTTCCACAAACCACCCACCCAAGAGACAAGAGCATAATGGACACATCATAAGACCTAGAAGAGAGCCATCTATAGCCATGAGCGAATAATTAGAAGGAACAACTATATGCAGTTTATTCATACATGGCATCCCTTCTTGGTGGGAGTTTGGAATCTTCTCCGTTTTGGCTACTTTCTCACCTACTTCAAGGAAAACATTCTCTCCTCATCCACCCCACTCCCCCTTCTGAAAGGCTTCGCTCTTCTTTGAGGAACTATTATAAAAAGAACCCCAGAAAGCTAGATTGgtgtaaagaaaaaggaaagaaagaaagaaaaaaaaaaggtaggatTGAGACGAGGCCTCTCAAAGCAATTGCCACCGACGATGTCAGAGTCCATTAGTATTTGCCTGTAGTTGGacaaaggagaaagaaatgggtaaggaatccaaataaatgaTATTTTATTCCAAGGATGTGCAAGTGAAATTGAATAAAAGAATTAGTATAAACCACTGCCTCCGGCTCGTCTAATGAAGGAGAGGAACACAAGTATGAGGGCGACTGCAGCCAAGATCCCAATGATGATAGCCAGAGTTTTTCCAGTCTCGTCAactgaagagaaaaagaaaaagtaaataaattggtaaaatTACCTAATACTGTTCAAATATTTAAATCTACAACAAGGTATACAGGACAAGATATATTAGACCTACATTATGAGATTCCCCAATAAATATTCTAATTCAATGattaactattttattttttaatttctataaatatatttatatttgaatagtttaattcatttgatttatttttaaaaaaatagtcgCCAAATTCTGCTGGCCGCCTAGCTTCCTTTCTTTCGTTAGTTAAGCCACCTTTTTCTAAGAAGGATTTGAGTAATTCGGGATCTATACTACTTGGAATGGCTCTCTCATATTGAGAAATTCTGTGATTTTTTTTCAGAGATGAAACTTTTGGCAACCTAAAGGcactttttctaattttaaaagttggaggaaaagatgcaataatggAGGCCAGATTCCCAAGCATTAAATAAATTACTGCCATTAATTTTTGGTCCTATGGAGATTGAAATCAATGAGATTACCTGAATCAAGTGCCATGTTTGCAACTTATGGCAGGCaaaaagaaagaggccaaaaagGTTATAAAggcgtcctctttttttttggtgaaataaaaaaaaagaaaagaaaagaaactcaTGAGTGAGGGTGAGGGTTTTCCAGTAAGAAAAGTTAGTGGGAGCGTGGAACGGCATGTTGGCCACCAAATCGTGTCGCATATTCGTCCAATTTATTTAATGCCAAGCCTTGTCAGTATTAGGGCTTTCACAATTTGAGTTAATTGAAGGCAGAGGGagttagaaagagagagaagtggTCAGCAGATTCAGAAGATTTCTTAGCCACCCATCCAATGTATGGCCTTCCTTTGGTTGTGCTCGGTACTCTGCCTTCTATTAGGGCTCCTTAGATCTTGATTACAAGAGTTAATAGCAGCCAATTCTTGTGATCCACTGGCCAAAATTTTAGATTTTGCCGGATCAAGTTGTACTGTGAacttagagagagagaatgcTTAAAAAGGTAGTATATTTTTAGACCGAGCAATTAAAAGTTTGAATCTACAAGTGATTCCTCTTATATATGTTTAAGATACTTAAAACCAGATTCAGATTGTATTTTTTGAAAGATTGATCCATCTTATTCTTATGACATCAAATGTTGAATCATGCAATGGCCACTTCGAAATTTGTACgagtagaaaaaaaaatgtttgtcTCGCTTTAATATCTATGCGGAGCATGATCCAATAGTTAATGCTGCGAAAGAGAATTAATCATTCTTTCATGCGAAAGATACGACCCGAGCCCACTAAAAACATTTTTTCAATAGAAATGGAATTTAGTAAAAGttgccaaaaagaaaatttaaaaactatAAGACTTTTCGAGGCTAGGTTATGTGCATGTGGGGTTAATGCATCATACAACTAGCTAGAGTAAATAAATAGCAGGATTTCATCTTATTTTAGTGCTGAATCAAAACAGTTTCTCACACTGATGGAACTCAAACCAAgtcattttctttctctttctcctttccTCTCAAGGTCTAAGCTACTAGGTTCAACTAATAAACTCATTTAGCTGATTGATCAGATTGTAGATAAGGACTCACATTAAGATTAGAGGAACTATATTAACAAGGTCgctataaaattataaaaactaTAACATCATAGAAAGATCATCAAAGAGTGTTATGTCTAAACAACTCAAACCATTAGGCGTCATGATTTATTATATTCAACAGGATCTAGACAGAACAACCTTACAAAATATAGCGTGATACAAGCAGAGAGTCAATTAGTTTAATTTAAGTTTACttctaaatcaaataaaatatggTGCTTGTCCAGCTTCTTCAACCTAAAAAAAATCCTCTACGTTATCCTAATTATAGAGAAGAAATATTCCCTGATTCACAGTCATCGTCCCACCCTTTAAAAGCTCATAATTCTTTTACCAATTGGATTTCTAATGAGAACTATCCCTCCAAAGGAGAGCCAGAAATTATTCACGAAACCCATCTTGACcacattaaaaaaaacttaaactAAATACCAAAACTAAGGATAAGATCAAATGTCGAACCATACACACCTAATAAACAAGCCTTAATCATTAGTTTGTTAGTTGTTAATTATCCTAGCAAGACGAAATCCTTAATTTAAATCCACACACAACCCAAAAGATATAGGAGGAAAGAAGGGGGTGCGACCACGGCCGGTGATCGAAACGTCGCTTACCGTGATTGTGTCGAGAGGGGTAAACGCCATTGGACCAGTACTGCAGGTAGCACTTGCCGAGGTACACGTCAGCGCCAACGGCGAACCCGCATACGGCCTTGACCTGCGCCACCGCTGATTCCACGCAGTCGGTGCACTCCTTGGGGCTGAGGTCGCCGACGCACTGTGCCATGGCCTGCACGTAGCCTGCGCCGCCGACCCGGTACGACCCACCGGTGGGCGGCGCCGCCGTGAGTGAGCCGAGGGCGGCGTCGCGCAAGCCAAAGACGTCGGAAGCGTACCCCCCAGCGGCGGCGCCACCGCAGCGCTTGTAGAGGAGAGTATCGTCGGGCTTGCCGAGGAAGGACTCCTTGTCGTAGCGGAGGAAGCAGGAGCGGAGCTGGACGGCGGCGCCGGTGGCGCCGGGGCAGAGGGCGGAGAGCTGGGAGAGGGCGGAGTGGATGCAGGAGTCGCAGTTGGAGATGGGGAGGTCGGCGCGGCACTGGAAGAGGCCGTAGGCCGgctcggcggaggaggaggtgaaGTTGGCGTAGGTGGAGGACTCGGCGGCTTTGGACAAGGAGGTGAGGAGGGACTCTACACTCAACTGGTATGGCGAGCCAGGGGTGTACTTGGTCTGCGAGCAGCCGGCGTACACGAAGGATTTGTAGTCATCTGAAGAGGAGatgaaagggaggaaagagagggagagaaagaacaGAAGA
Above is a window of Phoenix dactylifera cultivar Barhee BC4 unplaced genomic scaffold, palm_55x_up_171113_PBpolish2nd_filt_p 000834F, whole genome shotgun sequence DNA encoding:
- the LOC103696167 gene encoding plasmodesmata-located protein 7-like isoform X1; the protein is MPKLYLLFFLSLSFLPFISSSDDYKSFVYAGCSQTKYTPGSPYQLSVESLLTSLSKAAESSTYANFTSSSAEPAYGLFQCRADLPISNCDSCIHSALSQLSALCPGATGAAVQLRSCFLRYDKESFLGKPDDTLLYKRCGGAAAGGYASDVFGLRDAALGSLTAAPPTGGSYRVGGAGYVQAMAQCVGDLSPKECTDCVESAVAQVKAVCGFAVGADVYLGKCYLQYWSNGVYPSRHNHVDETGKTLAIIIGILAAVALILVFLSFIRRAGGSGKY
- the LOC103696167 gene encoding plasmodesmata-located protein 7-like isoform X2, with amino-acid sequence MPKLYLLFFLSLSFLPFISSSDDYKSFVYAGCSQTKYTPGSPYQLSVESLLTSLSKAAESSTYANFTSSSAEPAYGLFQCRADLPISNCDSCIHSALSQLSALCPGATGAAVQLRSCFLRYDKESFLGKPDDTLLYKRCGGAAAGGYASDVFGLRDAALGSLTAAPPTGGSYRVGGAGYVQAMAQCVGDLSPKECTDCVESAVAQVKAVCGFAVGADVYLGKCYLQYWSNGVYPSRHNHVDETGKTLAIIIGILAAVALILVFLSFIRRAGGKY